A region of the Littorina saxatilis isolate snail1 linkage group LG12, US_GU_Lsax_2.0, whole genome shotgun sequence genome:
aactggcagacagacagacaaacagacaaacagacaaacagacacacacacacacacacacacacacaccaaaaaaacacacacacgcacgtacacgacacattcacacacacacacacacgcacacgcacacacaaacacacacacacacgcacacgcacacgcacacacacacacgcacacacacacacacacacacacacacacacacacacacacacacacacacacacacacacatagatgaAGACCAGAAAGGTTAAAATGTGTACCTGGAATCCCAGCACGCCGGCAGCAGCCCCAATGACAACGGCATCAGAGACCACGTAGTCGTACAACTTTTCGTAGCACCCCTACATAGAAATAACAAAGAATAACAAAATTAAGTAGCAATAAGCAATTAACAAACAACAATAAGCAATCAAAAAGCTTCACATTATAAAAAGCTATGCAATGGGAAATTAACGAATTAAAGGTTGCAGTTAACAATTTACAAGTAACAATTAGCTTTCAACAAATTACAAATATCAAGTAACAACTGGCAAGTAATTAACTAATCACAGTTAGACATTTACAAATACCAAATACAAAATTTAAACAAAAGTAAGTCACATTAACGACATGAACGAGTGTGAAAATTGTGCATGAGGTGATTAAATGGCTccgtgtttttgtgttgttttgttgttgttaaaaggGCACAATCCTGCCCATGCCCACGATCTGGATCATCAATTCAGATctgccacacacacatcattgtgggatgtttaaaggcacagtcctcccCGGAAAAAAATTCACAACATTATGTACCGTTCTGACGCTCAGGAAAACCCGTGCAGAAGAACAGTGCAAGGTCCTCTTCCTTTATCAGATTGTCAATTACACATTGCTAGGATTCCATTTTGATCCGGAAGAGCGTCGATTTACGTTGATAATGACACAATTTTATAGGCACAGTCCTTCAAACGTGAATGATTTAgcttaccatctcagatctggccataCTGTTGCATGGGATAAGGGCGTTtctccacttggacgcataccaaaaatcaatggTCTGATGGCTCTCTGTATGGAGAGTTGTTTTTGGTaagaattgttttgtttaagccACTGGTAACAATTTCTGAAAACAATTCGTCAAGAAATGATGACTCAACACAGGGAGCAGCCGggatgttgatgtttggtatgggTCACTGTGGAGGTATGATCTTATTCCGTATAAAAGCACGGGcggatctgagatagtgagcacCACTATTCTCCACTATATGCCTTTAAATGATGCTCTTTAGTCTAGACTCACCgtattcttgttgttgttcgtaTCAGTAGCGAGAGTTGCGCAGCTATCATCATTGCTGATATCTTTGCAACAGGCCCGAGGTGTTTGGTATGATCCTCCATTTGTCGGATCCCCTTTCCACTTCTTGGCGCCTTTGAAGTCCAAGTAGTTGTCTACACCGCAGCATTCCAACTGCAACAATAGCATCAAAAGTCACATCACTAAATCACAGGGATGTCGTTTGGCGTCTGCAGTCGACAAAACGCGGAAGCTTCTTAATCTTTCAAATCGAAAATTGAAACGTTGCCGTCATTTCGTCATATTTGTCGAACAATTTTCACGGTGAGAGAAATGGGAAGCCAAAATACCTGACATTTCGGAAAACTGCCGAAACTTTTTTCGGCTATTCCATAAACAACCCTGAGATCACAAGATATAATTCAACCGAAAATAGACACAAACGTGATGGCATTATATTCTTTAATACTTCCTATTTCCACACAAAACTTATAAATATGCTATGGTCTTTCTAATAATTAGCTCAAAAGTAAAGAATATAATAGGCTTTATGCCGTTTATTTTACCGTGATCAGTCCTCGCGGTCTCGGTTAAAAGGTTTTGAACAAGCACATGACTTACTAGTGTCTGTGAAAAAATAATcaagtgtgttcagtttcattctttttGCTCAAAAGATTAACTGAATGTTTTGATatggttttaacccgacttgtTTTAAAGCCACCCTCCACCTCcagtaaaccatcagtttctgcccacggacactgtcaggcttttacatgcagTATGAACatcctttcgtttaaacacttacCGCTAGAGAATCCCTAGGTGCTCTCCATAGAGAACGAGCATTTATCAAAGAATTTACAAACGGATTCTACCCACAGAAATCGGAAGCCTCGttatggcgctagacctaacttttaaaatctaaataataaattgacagcctTTACACAAACATTGTTACAACACCAGATATTTCTTTTATCATCAAAACAAAGTCAGTGGAGTTGGAAGTTTCAAAAGTTTGAAAGTATACGTCAAGCAAACTGGGTGAATGGGTCGACTGGTGCATGCAGCTTGCAGCTCTTCTAAATTGATGACGGGGAAGAGGGCTACCGAAAACTATAcaactttgtttttttttaaatgcggtTCGACTGAGATTTTAACCATTTGATACTGTTAGTTGGTGTATCTGTGTGGATTGAGTATtgcgcgcatacacacgcacttcCACGTCAAATGAGCTGCATCTTTCCattgcccaagcagacgaattttcctTTAACCGCTATAGTTTCTTGGAAGTCGCCGCCACTCGGTTAGTGTCACTATCAGTCATTTGTTATAATTATGATTCAGAGGTACGCAATATTACATGCTATTGCAGATTCAGAGTcgcattgaaaccacaaactgacTACTAAATTCGTCACGTACGCAACAAAAGGAAAGTGGGTCACACGGGGCCACGACGGCTCGGGGGTTTAATATGTGGTTAACGcatgctaaatagccattcaagcgaactgtgtcatttaatgctgttaaatgctactGCAAGTGTGTTTCATGAGGTTAGAATTGCTTATTTTGTCCGCGAGGTCCTCTTCCTTTGTCAAATTGTCAATTACACATTGATAGGATTCCATTTGGATACGGAAGAGCGTCGATCCACGATAATAATGACCCAGAAGTTTCAAACGGAAGCCTgtcaatgttattgtaattcaaccTGTCACCGACCTCTTTCCTGCTTTCGTGCGATTGCATCCAGGCCGACATGATTCTGTTCTGTGCACATACTCCTTTCAGTTCACTTTCCTGGAAGCGTCAAGTATCAAACAGTGTGTTTCCGTATCACTATCCTACCACTCTGCTCCTACTGTTTTCCTATATTTGTGCGTGATTGGCAAACTCACAACATTTCTTTCCATCTCAAAAGCAGTGTAAAGAATTGACTGACACATCCCGGAAGAACTCCTTCGTCAAGTTTTGTCATATAGTTATACGTCATTTCTTCGCATACATTTATCGTCTAGTTGTTGAGTTTTTTTGCGGATATTCTGCGTTTACTACTTGCAAATGCACAACAATGTTTATTACTTGCAAAATGCCCGTCACGGCTCACAGAGACTAGTTGGGCGTGCATCAATGCGCCACGCCGGCAGGTATTCAATGAGTAGATTTCCGGTGTTCATCGAGAATTGAATTGTAATCTGTTTCATTCTGAACCcatcttgattgaattacaatatttGCCTGCAGTATTTGACAGGGCCAGATGTACCCACCTCAATCATGAGGGCGTTCCAGATGAGGGAGGGGGCGTCGTTCCCTTCAAACCCGGTGAACTCCTCCTGTATGGTGTCCTTCAGGGCTGGCTTCACCGCGTCGTCATACTGAAACACCAACAGTCAACCGACTGAAGTCTATCAAATAAACAATAACGGCAATAATTCCGTTTTTTTATGGCCTGTGAAAGAGTTGTATTTTCGTAAGATGCGGCAAGGTTGCTTTTTATATCCCAGTGAAAACTACCAGAGTATCAGTGCAAGCTGTAAACGCTACAATATATCATGAACTCTAATCTGCGAGTtttcgagagaaaaaaaggcaTGGTATCGAGTTGACACTTTATAGATACGGCCTTTTTCGCTCAAAAAcacgcagtgtgtgtgtgtgtgtgtgtgtgtgtgtgtgtgtgtgtgtgtgtgtgtgtgtgtgtgtgggtgggtgggtgtgtgggtgtgtgtgtgtgtaacagggGATTAATGCGACAGTGTCAAGCGGATACGCTAACTAGTGGTGGTAAATGTCAGTAATGCGATACTCACCACACTCCTGTCGATAACGAAGATCAAAAGCATGATCAGCTGTGCCAGGAACAGCACCAAGGTGATGACCAAATACtgtaaacacagacacaacgtcaaatatatttcaaaaacaattaaaaacacgAAAGAGCAGAGCAACAGTCAATGAGAAAAAACATGAACAAATCTTCAGGAACATTTTGCTCTCGTTTAAACAACCGTGTTCATCACCACTGACTTTCAGGAATTTTGAACTCGTTCAAACGACCGTGTTCATCACCGCAGGTTGTTCTGAATTTCACACAGGATTACAATAACCTTCAATTTTAACATATGCCAAACATCACCAGTCTGCTTGCTgttggatttttttaattttgaaagaGACTCTCACACTCTCGGCTCACCCtctcagatctgtccaggagtttgcatgggataagaacattaatccacttggtcacatccccaaaatcaacaccctgactgcttggtgtggtgagttggaatttgtTAATGAGTCTAAAACGTCtaattaattcatcaacaaattccTCTGTGCACAAAGAGCACCAAGATTGTTGATTTTGGGTATAGGTCCAAGTGGAAGGACGTGACAGCCTGGACAGATTGTGTGGCTGTGAGCATGGTGGTGTAC
Encoded here:
- the LOC138981671 gene encoding tetraspanin-1-like gives rise to the protein MSCSACAKCLLVFFNAIFLLIGLVMFAVGLTVHLNAEFSQKAFSSLVDKLNEAAKEAGKSVDTSDFNIAEVVGSITIVLIVLGLVIAIVAFLGITGATCCVKHVLIVYLVITLVLFLAQLIMLLIFVIDRSVYDDAVKPALKDTIQEEFTGFEGNDAPSLIWNALMIELECCGVDNYLDFKGAKKWKGDPTNGGSYQTPRACCKDISNDDSCATLATDTNNNKNTGCYEKLYDYVVSDAVVIGAAAGVLGFQLLLLILTIVILKTAAAVEPDF